One genomic segment of Blattabacterium sp. (Blaberus giganteus) includes these proteins:
- a CDS encoding 2,3,4,5-tetrahydropyridine-2,6-dicarboxylate N-succinyltransferase — protein MKVNKLKLKIEEAWNHKSVWNTDTNIKNIVIQVIDHLETGSIRVSNYLNGKWVVNEWVKRAIIMYFYVQKMNTIELGPFEFYDKIPLKNKFKEKGVRVVPHAIARYGSCISPGVVLMPSYVNIGAYIGENTMIDTWATVGSCAQVGSRVHVSGGVGIGGVLEPLQAYPVIIENDVFIGSRCILVEGVLIKEGAVLGANVVLTASTKIFDVTNEKKAIEMKGEIPKYSVVIPGSYPKKYPSGIYHLPCAMIIGKRKESTDKKTSLNEALRTHNLVI, from the coding sequence ATGAAAGTGAATAAACTAAAATTAAAAATAGAAGAAGCTTGGAATCATAAAAGTGTATGGAACACTGATACAAATATAAAAAATATCGTGATTCAAGTTATTGATCATTTAGAAACAGGTTCAATTAGAGTCTCTAATTATTTAAATGGAAAATGGGTCGTCAATGAATGGGTAAAAAGAGCTATTATTATGTATTTTTATGTACAAAAAATGAATACAATAGAACTAGGTCCATTCGAATTTTATGATAAAATTCCTCTCAAGAACAAATTTAAAGAAAAAGGAGTTCGTGTGGTTCCTCATGCTATAGCACGTTATGGTTCGTGTATATCACCTGGAGTAGTTCTTATGCCTTCTTACGTAAATATAGGCGCATATATAGGAGAAAATACCATGATAGACACATGGGCAACAGTGGGAAGTTGCGCTCAAGTTGGAAGTCGTGTTCATGTAAGTGGAGGTGTAGGAATAGGAGGAGTTTTAGAACCTTTGCAAGCTTATCCAGTTATTATTGAAAATGATGTTTTTATTGGATCTAGATGTATTTTAGTGGAAGGCGTTTTGATTAAAGAAGGAGCCGTTTTAGGAGCAAATGTTGTTTTAACAGCCTCTACTAAAATTTTTGATGTAACTAATGAAAAAAAAGCTATTGAAATGAAGGGGGAAATCCCTAAATATTCTGTAGTTATACCCGGATCTTATCCAAAAAAATATCCTTCAGGGATATATCATCTTCCATGCGCTATGATTATAGGAAAAAGGAAAGAAAGTACAGATAAAAAAACTTCTTTAAATGAAGCATTAAGAACTCATAATTTAGTGATTTAA
- a CDS encoding L-threonylcarbamoyladenylate synthase, whose translation MSFYVEIEKSVEILKKGKSLLYPTDTVWGLGCDAFNIQAIKKICKIKNRSIDKSMIVLVENMDRLHQLVGKVSNFTKKIIVDNLIKKNKPITIVYENTRRIASNCFRRDNTLAVRLTYDPFCICLIRNLDRPIISTSANFSGFVSPKSFSEINPCILSKTDYVVNFRREEKAHYTGSSIIKIVSNHIKILRM comes from the coding sequence ATGTCTTTTTACGTAGAAATAGAAAAAAGTGTAGAAATTTTAAAAAAAGGAAAAAGTTTGTTGTATCCTACAGATACTGTATGGGGATTGGGATGTGATGCATTTAATATACAAGCTATAAAAAAAATATGTAAAATTAAGAATAGAAGTATAGATAAATCTATGATTGTTTTGGTAGAAAACATGGATCGTTTACATCAATTAGTAGGAAAAGTTTCTAATTTCACTAAAAAAATAATTGTTGATAATCTTATCAAAAAAAACAAACCTATTACTATAGTATATGAAAATACTAGAAGAATAGCATCTAATTGTTTTAGACGAGACAATACTTTAGCTGTTCGTTTAACATATGACCCATTTTGTATTTGTTTGATCCGTAATTTGGATCGACCCATTATTTCTACTTCTGCTAATTTTTCAGGATTTGTTTCACCTAAATCTTTTTCAGAAATAAATCCTTGTATTTTAAGTAAAACAGATTATGTTGTCAATTTTCGTAGAGAAGAAAAAGCTCATTATACTGGTTCTTCTATTATAAAAATTGTTTCCAATCATATAAAAATATTACGCATGTAG
- the rpmI gene encoding 50S ribosomal protein L35, producing the protein MPKLKTKSGSKKRFKKTANGYIKRKHAFKNHLLTKKSKRRKRNLSVFTLLNRSDQKNIKLQI; encoded by the coding sequence ATGCCTAAATTAAAAACAAAATCAGGATCAAAAAAAAGATTTAAAAAAACAGCTAATGGATATATAAAAAGAAAACATGCATTTAAGAATCATTTGTTAACTAAAAAATCTAAAAGAAGAAAACGAAATCTTTCTGTTTTCACTTTATTAAATAGATCAGATCAAAAAAATATAAAACTACAAATTTAA
- the def gene encoding peptide deformylase: protein MVLPIIFYGNPILRKKCLDIDFSSGENRKKINQLIQNMFETIHKVKGIGLAAPQIGKNIRLFIVKTPYLNGENISNYKEVFINAKILKIHGKEYKFNEGCLSIPGIMGYIKRKSDVIIEYYDQNWKKQKKTLTGICARIILHEYDHIEGKLFIDYFSDTKKKMIEKKLMNLLKKIHCE from the coding sequence ATGGTGCTACCTATAATTTTTTATGGTAATCCTATTTTGAGAAAAAAATGTTTGGATATAGATTTTTCTTCTGGGGAAAACAGAAAGAAAATTAATCAATTGATTCAAAATATGTTTGAAACTATACACAAAGTAAAAGGAATAGGATTAGCGGCTCCTCAAATTGGAAAAAATATTCGACTTTTTATAGTCAAAACTCCTTATTTAAATGGAGAAAATATTAGCAATTATAAGGAAGTTTTTATTAATGCTAAAATATTGAAAATTCATGGAAAAGAGTATAAATTTAATGAAGGATGTCTTAGTATTCCTGGTATTATGGGATATATAAAAAGAAAATCCGATGTTATAATTGAATATTATGATCAAAATTGGAAAAAACAAAAGAAAACTTTAACAGGAATATGTGCAAGAATAATTTTGCATGAGTATGATCATATTGAAGGAAAACTTTTCATAGATTATTTTTCTGATACAAAGAAGAAAATGATAGAAAAAAAATTGATGAATTTGTTAAAAAAAATTCATTGTGAATAA
- the infC gene encoding translation initiation factor IF-3 translates to MIKKKFSRGNKRNRIYRPFLQKKEEHRINDSIDTPKVRLVGASFIENGIYSIQEAIQFSRERELDLVEINPKLNPPVCKILDYKKFLYEQKKRKKQFKAKQIKVNTKEIRFGPQIGDHDGKVKIKSAEKFLMRGDKVKVFVFFKGRSIVYKDQGKIKLLKFAEEIEEYGKVEQMPIMEGKRMYMILAPKKF, encoded by the coding sequence ATGATAAAAAAAAAATTTTCAAGAGGTAATAAAAGAAATAGAATATACCGGCCATTTTTACAAAAAAAAGAAGAACATCGTATCAATGATAGTATTGATACACCAAAAGTTCGTTTAGTTGGAGCTTCCTTTATAGAAAATGGGATTTACTCTATACAAGAAGCTATTCAGTTTTCTAGAGAAAGAGAACTAGATTTGGTTGAAATTAATCCTAAATTGAATCCTCCAGTGTGTAAAATACTGGATTATAAAAAATTTCTGTATGAACAAAAAAAAAGAAAAAAACAATTTAAAGCTAAACAAATCAAAGTTAATACTAAAGAAATTAGATTTGGCCCGCAAATTGGAGATCATGATGGAAAAGTTAAGATTAAAAGTGCAGAGAAATTTTTAATGCGAGGAGATAAAGTGAAAGTATTTGTTTTTTTTAAAGGACGTTCTATAGTATACAAAGATCAAGGTAAAATTAAATTATTAAAATTTGCAGAAGAAATTGAAGAATATGGAAAAGTAGAGCAAATGCCTATCATGGAAGGAAAGAGAATGTATATGATATTAGCCCCAAAAAAATTTTAA
- the rplT gene encoding 50S ribosomal protein L20 yields the protein MPRSTNAVSSRRRRKKILKSAKGFYGSRSKVYTVAKNAVEKSFIYAFSGRKKKKRNFRSLWIQRINAGVRQYGKSYSEFINKLCKKKIKINRKILSHISMNDPNVFKKMVDNVYSQ from the coding sequence ATGCCAAGGTCTACAAATGCAGTTTCCTCTAGACGAAGACGTAAGAAAATATTGAAATCCGCTAAAGGATTTTATGGTTCCAGGAGTAAAGTTTATACAGTTGCTAAAAATGCAGTAGAAAAGTCTTTTATTTATGCTTTCTCAGGAAGAAAGAAGAAGAAAAGAAATTTTAGATCTCTTTGGATTCAACGTATCAATGCAGGAGTCCGTCAATATGGAAAATCATATTCTGAATTCATAAATAAGTTATGCAAAAAAAAAATTAAAATCAATAGAAAAATTCTTTCACATATATCGATGAATGATCCTAATGTTTTCAAAAAAATGGTAGATAATGTTTATTCACAATGA
- a CDS encoding CCA tRNA nucleotidyltransferase translates to MNLSSAIHRKIFHIISDSSKRIKQKSYVIGGYVRDFLLGKMKSKDLDILTIGKGVRLAKEVSKYIIPYPKIRIFKRFGTAMLEYDNQKIEFVGSRKESYHFYSRKPIIEFGSLQDDQNRRDFTINALAISLNRNNYGELIDPFGGLSDLKKKILRTPLDANLTYSDDPLRMMRAIRFATQLKFDIEKYSFQSIQKNKSRINIVSTERIIEEFNKILLSEKPSIGLFLLYKSGLLSIILPELVLLKGIEEKNGYKHKDNFYHTLQVVDNISKEKNNSLWLRWVALLHDIGKTSTKKFFPKIGWSFHAHEFVGSKMVTNIFKRLKLPKGYPMKYVKKMIQHSYRPIALIGNNTGDSAIRRLLFDIGNDLEDLMKLCIADITTNNIDKKNQYKKNIYLIMERIKKLEERDRIQNWKSPISGNDIMKVFHIDPCKKIGIIKNFVKDSILEGKIANNFHSAYFLMLKKGEELGLKKK, encoded by the coding sequence ATGAATTTATCATCTGCTATTCATAGAAAAATATTCCATATTATAAGTGATTCTTCTAAAAGAATAAAACAAAAAAGCTATGTTATAGGAGGTTATGTTAGAGATTTTTTGTTGGGAAAAATGAAATCAAAAGATTTAGATATTTTAACCATAGGAAAAGGAGTAAGATTAGCCAAAGAGGTTTCTAAATATATAATTCCTTATCCTAAAATCAGAATATTTAAACGTTTTGGGACAGCCATGTTGGAATACGATAATCAAAAAATAGAATTTGTGGGATCAAGAAAAGAATCCTATCATTTTTATAGTAGGAAGCCTATTATAGAGTTTGGATCATTGCAAGATGATCAAAATAGAAGAGATTTTACAATTAATGCTTTGGCTATTAGTTTAAACCGTAACAATTATGGAGAACTTATAGATCCATTTGGAGGATTGTCCGATTTAAAAAAAAAAATATTAAGAACTCCATTAGATGCAAATTTAACTTATTCCGATGATCCATTACGAATGATGCGAGCTATAAGATTTGCAACTCAACTTAAGTTTGATATTGAAAAATATTCATTTCAGTCGATTCAAAAAAATAAAAGTAGAATAAATATTGTTTCTACAGAAAGAATTATAGAAGAATTTAACAAAATTCTTCTATCTGAAAAACCTTCTATAGGGTTGTTTTTATTATATAAATCTGGATTGTTATCAATTATATTGCCGGAATTAGTTCTGTTAAAAGGGATAGAAGAAAAAAATGGATATAAACATAAAGATAATTTTTATCATACTTTGCAAGTAGTCGATAATATTAGTAAAGAAAAAAATAATTCTCTTTGGTTAAGATGGGTAGCATTACTTCACGATATAGGAAAGACTTCTACCAAGAAATTTTTTCCGAAAATAGGATGGTCTTTTCATGCTCACGAATTTGTAGGATCTAAAATGGTTACAAACATATTTAAACGATTAAAACTTCCAAAAGGTTATCCTATGAAATATGTAAAAAAAATGATTCAGCATAGTTATAGACCTATTGCATTAATAGGAAATAATACGGGAGATTCTGCTATACGTAGATTATTATTTGATATAGGAAACGATTTAGAAGATTTAATGAAATTATGTATCGCTGATATTACTACTAATAACATAGATAAAAAAAATCAATATAAAAAAAATATTTATCTTATTATGGAAAGAATAAAAAAATTAGAAGAAAGAGATAGAATTCAAAACTGGAAATCACCCATATCAGGAAATGATATAATGAAGGTATTTCATATTGATCCATGTAAGAAAATAGGAATTATAAAAAATTTTGTTAAAGATTCCATTTTAGAAGGAAAAATAGCTAATAATTTTCATTCTGCTTATTTTCTTATGTTAAAAAAAGGAGAAGAATTGGGATTGAAAAAAAAATAA
- the ruvX gene encoding Holliday junction resolvase RuvX, with protein sequence MAKILGIDYGKIITGLSITDVKQIFAFGLNAIPTKNLMNFLEYFLVYEKIEKIVVGLPKKLNNQKEILIESEIQKFINKFQMKYPKIIIERLDERFTSKMAFDTMIKLGLKKKKRRKKVILNQISATIILQSYLTKKEKKINNS encoded by the coding sequence ATGGCAAAAATACTGGGAATAGATTATGGAAAAATTATTACTGGTTTATCTATAACAGATGTAAAACAAATATTTGCGTTTGGATTAAATGCTATTCCTACTAAAAATTTGATGAATTTTCTAGAATATTTTTTAGTTTATGAAAAAATAGAAAAAATAGTTGTAGGATTACCAAAAAAATTGAATAATCAAAAAGAAATTTTAATAGAATCAGAGATTCAGAAATTTATAAATAAATTTCAGATGAAATATCCTAAAATCATTATAGAAAGATTAGATGAACGTTTTACATCTAAAATGGCTTTTGATACTATGATAAAATTAGGTTTGAAAAAAAAAAAAAGAAGAAAAAAAGTAATTTTAAATCAAATTAGTGCCACTATAATTTTACAGTCTTATCTTACAAAAAAAGAAAAAAAAATTAATAATTCATAA